In one Thermodesulfobium acidiphilum genomic region, the following are encoded:
- a CDS encoding Hsp20/alpha crystallin family protein produces MLKPVRSLLRSSDPFESLFALQERINKVFNDLLPSTEFETTSRWIPAMDVYEKEGNIIIEVEAPGLKEDDLKIKIEDGMLTINGERKFEKEDKKENYYRIERSYGSFSRSFSLPDNIEKDKIEAKYENGLLKITMPKKPESQPKEIPVNFVKEVKK; encoded by the coding sequence ATGCTAAAGCCTGTTAGATCTTTATTAAGGTCATCAGATCCTTTTGAAAGTTTATTTGCTCTGCAGGAAAGGATTAATAAAGTTTTTAACGACTTGCTGCCCTCAACGGAGTTTGAAACTACCTCTCGTTGGATACCTGCAATGGATGTTTATGAAAAAGAAGGAAATATAATTATTGAAGTGGAAGCGCCAGGTCTCAAAGAAGATGATTTAAAGATCAAAATTGAGGATGGCATGCTTACCATTAATGGCGAAAGAAAATTTGAAAAGGAAGATAAAAAAGAAAATTATTATCGAATTGAAAGGAGTTATGGCAGCTTTTCAAGAAGCTTTTCCTTGCCAGATAACATAGAGAAAGATAAAATCGAAGCTAAATATGAAAATGGTCTTTTAAAGATTACCATGCCCAAAAAACCAGAATCTCAGCCAAAAGAAATACCTGTTAACTTTGTTAAAGAAGTAAAGAAATAA
- a CDS encoding putative porin encodes MKRFFTAFCFLFVSAYFVSFAFAGPFSDVPANSWAYKAVQDLAAKGLVIGYGDGTFRGERLATRYEMAMVVARMLDMYEKGQNAQDQKIELNANDIATLMKLAQEFKSELASLNVRVAALEKKAALDTVNFTGDARFRFGSEKRTFYPMATSGTNVFINTEGSSKNGFIVGDTSPAMLAQDPNLSQQKDNTFMQYRIRLNVSAPVADNISFNARLTMEKNAGVNSDGSSNSNPLYASLTGYNDDNNTLYVERSYITWTLNPYPVTFVLGRLPTMDSGAYYNNLFMDTGTEGAMAIFDLSNIFPSTSLSAAWVKMFDAGLITSTGEASGLKDKDAYILNLSTKLFNTFGLEADYGNVNKFSYMGSAPNGVYGKYDWWAIIGNWTMYNVNMWAGYNGTSTDMPAQTATGPSFTSLHSVNGGAFRVGATIPLPVGSLTGDFWFGNNKWYNPFNLNTMVTTEYKDYYNVYYTFPVANNATLTLNYDYWKGKKPYSTDSVNSYYYTFNPDQIDKDQRYYIQLDVNF; translated from the coding sequence ATGAAAAGATTTTTTACGGCCTTTTGCTTTCTCTTCGTTTCTGCTTATTTTGTTTCTTTTGCTTTTGCAGGACCATTCTCAGATGTACCAGCTAATTCTTGGGCATACAAGGCAGTGCAAGATTTAGCAGCAAAGGGATTGGTCATTGGTTATGGCGATGGAACTTTTAGAGGAGAGAGACTTGCCACTCGTTATGAGATGGCAATGGTAGTTGCAAGAATGCTTGATATGTATGAAAAGGGTCAAAACGCTCAGGATCAAAAGATAGAGCTTAACGCTAACGACATCGCAACGCTTATGAAGTTAGCCCAAGAGTTTAAGTCAGAACTCGCATCTTTAAACGTCAGAGTTGCAGCACTTGAGAAGAAAGCAGCTCTTGACACAGTAAACTTCACAGGGGATGCAAGGTTTAGGTTCGGGAGCGAGAAAAGAACGTTTTATCCGATGGCTACATCTGGAACAAACGTGTTTATTAATACAGAAGGTTCATCTAAAAATGGATTTATAGTAGGTGACACCTCTCCTGCAATGTTGGCTCAAGATCCAAACCTTTCCCAGCAAAAGGACAATACGTTTATGCAGTATAGAATAAGGCTAAACGTATCAGCTCCTGTAGCAGACAACATATCCTTTAACGCAAGGCTTACAATGGAGAAGAACGCAGGAGTTAATTCAGACGGCTCTTCAAACAGCAATCCTTTGTATGCCTCTCTTACAGGTTACAATGATGACAACAACACGTTGTATGTAGAGAGATCTTACATCACCTGGACTCTTAACCCATATCCTGTAACCTTTGTACTTGGTAGACTTCCTACTATGGATTCAGGCGCTTATTACAACAACCTGTTTATGGATACAGGCACAGAAGGCGCTATGGCAATATTTGATCTGAGCAACATATTTCCCTCTACATCTCTTTCAGCTGCATGGGTAAAGATGTTTGATGCCGGGCTTATAACATCAACAGGTGAAGCAAGCGGTTTAAAGGATAAGGATGCCTATATCTTGAACCTTAGCACAAAATTATTTAATACCTTTGGTTTAGAGGCAGACTATGGAAACGTAAACAAGTTTTCGTATATGGGAAGTGCACCAAATGGCGTATACGGAAAGTATGATTGGTGGGCAATAATAGGTAACTGGACTATGTATAACGTAAATATGTGGGCAGGTTACAACGGCACATCTACAGATATGCCAGCACAGACCGCCACAGGTCCAAGCTTTACAAGTTTACATTCTGTAAATGGAGGAGCATTCAGAGTTGGAGCTACCATTCCTCTTCCAGTGGGCTCTCTTACAGGAGATTTCTGGTTTGGGAATAACAAGTGGTACAATCCATTTAACCTAAATACAATGGTTACTACAGAGTATAAGGACTATTACAACGTCTACTATACCTTCCCCGTTGCAAATAATGCCACTCTTACTCTAAACTACGATTATTGGAAGGGCAAAAAACCATACTCAACTGACTCTGTAAATAGTTACTACTATACCTTCAATCCAGATCAGATCGATAAAGACCAAAGATATTATATTCAGTTAGACGTGAATTTCTAA
- the lgt gene encoding prolipoprotein diacylglyceryl transferase → MHRILFSFDGLKVYSWGFMVALGIIISTIFILRDAKKKNINPDNILNIGIVSIFCSLIGARIYYVIEHHQDFVNNLISVFYLWDGGLVFYGGLVGFALAFYFMAKYYKIDLLTLSDLISPFLPLAYAIGRIGCFLNGCCYGIVAKTPISVVFADAHVPGERIPTQLIDSFVSFLFFIYLYFQRGKEKFKGDLTTKYLIMYSISRFLIEFLRDEARIFFGLTHSQVFSIILFTFAVILRSYLQRKSLQTI, encoded by the coding sequence ATGCACAGAATTTTATTCAGCTTTGATGGATTAAAGGTATATTCGTGGGGCTTTATGGTTGCTTTAGGAATTATTATTTCAACAATCTTTATCTTAAGAGACGCTAAAAAGAAGAATATCAACCCTGATAACATTCTAAATATTGGTATTGTCAGTATATTTTGCTCTTTAATTGGTGCAAGGATATACTACGTTATAGAACATCACCAGGACTTCGTGAATAACTTGATTAGCGTTTTTTATTTATGGGATGGCGGATTGGTTTTTTATGGAGGTTTAGTCGGATTTGCACTAGCCTTTTATTTTATGGCTAAATATTACAAAATCGATTTACTTACTTTATCTGATTTAATATCTCCCTTTCTACCACTTGCATATGCAATAGGCAGAATTGGATGTTTCCTTAATGGATGCTGCTATGGAATCGTCGCAAAAACTCCTATTTCAGTTGTATTTGCCGATGCCCACGTTCCTGGAGAAAGAATTCCTACTCAGCTGATAGACTCGTTTGTAAGTTTTTTATTTTTTATTTATCTTTACTTTCAAAGAGGGAAAGAAAAATTTAAAGGAGATCTGACTACAAAATATCTAATAATGTATTCTATATCAAGATTTTTAATAGAATTTTTGCGCGATGAAGCAAGAATCTTCTTTGGTCTTACTCATTCCCAGGTTTTTAGCATAATATTATTTACATTTGCTGTTATATTAAGGAGCTATCTACAAAGAAAATCCCTTCAGACCATTTAA
- the mraZ gene encoding division/cell wall cluster transcriptional repressor MraZ, with protein sequence MLGGEYLHSLDSKGRVTIPFKLRDEISSKIILTRGFERCLYLYPVRYWEEYVEYLKEKSRSDIKLRDVIRFLFSGAYDDELDRAGRLLLPQQLREYSNIQKEVVVIGAMDRVELWNPEEWESQKKKISNSVKRFIENE encoded by the coding sequence ATGTTAGGTGGAGAATATCTACATTCTTTAGACTCTAAGGGTAGAGTTACTATTCCCTTTAAGTTAAGAGATGAGATATCCTCAAAGATTATTCTCACAAGAGGCTTTGAAAGATGTTTGTACCTTTATCCGGTAAGGTATTGGGAAGAATACGTAGAGTATTTGAAAGAAAAATCAAGATCAGATATAAAGCTTAGAGATGTAATTCGTTTTTTGTTTTCGGGCGCTTATGATGATGAGTTAGATCGCGCTGGGAGACTTTTGCTTCCTCAACAATTAAGAGAGTATAGCAATATACAAAAAGAAGTTGTAGTGATTGGTGCAATGGATAGGGTTGAATTGTGGAATCCTGAGGAGTGGGAGAGCCAAAAAAAGAAGATTTCAAATTCTGTCAAAAGATTTATAGAAAATGAGTAA
- the rsmH gene encoding 16S rRNA (cytosine(1402)-N(4))-methyltransferase RsmH: MSNYTKNIHIPVLLNEVLENSKLTPGKVVIDGTIGAGGHSFNFLKKILPGGFLLGFDKDVEAVKLADEKLSLSFNRNSFAIFNDKFENFAKYLNLLPYGRFDLFFLDLGLSTMQIKESNRGFSFIGDEKLDMRMDPREKLTASDWLNSASEEEMEEVFRKYGDEPRARKLAKMISLRRREKLFESTMDLTQLVKKIYPYGRRHPATRIFQAIRIVVNDEIEHLESTLREATKYINSLGRIIVISFHSGEDRVVKWTFKNLEKEGKGKVITKKPIIALESEVKENPLARSAKMRVWEAI; encoded by the coding sequence ATGAGTAACTATACAAAGAATATTCATATTCCAGTTCTTCTGAATGAAGTTTTAGAAAATTCTAAGTTAACTCCTGGAAAAGTAGTAATAGACGGTACAATTGGTGCTGGAGGACATAGCTTTAATTTTTTGAAAAAAATTCTTCCAGGCGGTTTTCTTTTAGGATTTGATAAGGATGTAGAGGCAGTAAAATTAGCAGATGAGAAATTGTCTTTATCCTTTAATAGGAATTCCTTTGCTATTTTCAATGATAAATTTGAAAATTTTGCCAAATATTTAAACCTTTTGCCTTATGGTAGATTTGATTTATTTTTTTTAGACCTCGGGCTTTCCACTATGCAAATTAAGGAGTCAAATAGGGGATTTAGTTTTATAGGGGATGAAAAATTAGATATGCGAATGGATCCCAGAGAAAAATTGACCGCTTCAGACTGGCTTAACAGTGCAAGCGAGGAAGAAATGGAAGAAGTTTTTAGAAAATATGGTGATGAGCCTAGAGCAAGAAAATTGGCTAAGATGATATCTCTGAGAAGGCGCGAAAAATTGTTTGAAAGTACTATGGATCTTACCCAACTTGTAAAAAAAATCTATCCATATGGTAGAAGGCATCCTGCAACAAGAATTTTTCAGGCAATAAGAATTGTTGTAAACGATGAAATTGAACATCTTGAATCTACTTTGAGGGAAGCTACAAAATATATAAATTCTCTTGGAAGAATAATTGTTATTTCTTTTCATTCAGGAGAAGATAGAGTTGTTAAGTGGACATTTAAAAATTTAGAAAAGGAGGGAAAGGGAAAAGTAATAACAAAAAAGCCTATTATAGCTTTGGAAAGTGAAGTTAAAGAAAATCCATTGGCTAGGAGTGCCAAAATGAGGGTATGGGAGGCAATATGA
- a CDS encoding peptidoglycan D,D-transpeptidase FtsI family protein, protein MILLFFVAIFKQLYFVTIDRQKLISYAQEQRNETVKVSNPRGEIIDREGLILAFSIPSYSLYIQPSLIKNDEIRNKLYDELSKIKGIPIENLKKIFDKNAPFTWVYRKMPFDIEKQVREILTKFPEQGIGLIKEEKRVYPYKDLAEPLLGFVGTDNQGLEGVEKFYNSYLSSISKEENLEFDANGRIVNIDKLENLVQSSPVKLKLTIDSKLQGLTESLLDECIKEYKAKRGTVIVVDIKTGAILTLAQSPRINPDKFYDFPEEDYRIISRDFLYEPGSILKPIIFNILLDNNIISKDTTVNIGKYLQVANRRIFDAEDGLGLSGPSTIKDILRYSSNIGAGSLALKAPNKEYFELLKKYFCDDEKYLFSENFLKGYVHLPDYKGPVEQATTAFGQGISLSFLNVVAYYSAIANGGEIVPLKIIEDDIGRPQRLFEKSNADFIRKCLISVVQNGTGVSAQINGVEVAGKTGTAQKPSKLGGYIPGEYVASFIGFFPANKPKYVIGVLIDNPVGIHWGGSVAAPLFRKIAIATMSMNK, encoded by the coding sequence ATGATACTCTTGTTTTTTGTTGCTATATTTAAACAACTTTATTTTGTTACAATTGATAGACAAAAATTAATTTCTTATGCTCAAGAACAAAGAAATGAAACAGTGAAAGTATCAAACCCTAGAGGTGAAATTATTGACAGAGAAGGATTGATTTTAGCTTTTTCAATTCCTTCCTATTCGTTGTATATACAACCGTCACTTATAAAAAATGATGAAATTAGAAACAAATTATATGATGAACTTTCAAAGATTAAGGGTATACCAATTGAAAACCTTAAAAAAATTTTCGATAAAAATGCACCTTTCACTTGGGTTTATAGAAAGATGCCATTTGACATTGAAAAGCAAGTTAGAGAAATTCTAACTAAATTTCCAGAACAGGGAATAGGTCTTATAAAGGAAGAAAAAAGGGTTTATCCATATAAAGACCTCGCTGAGCCTCTTTTAGGCTTTGTAGGGACTGATAATCAGGGATTGGAAGGTGTAGAAAAGTTTTATAATTCATATTTAAGTAGTATTTCGAAAGAAGAGAATTTGGAGTTTGATGCTAATGGAAGGATAGTGAATATAGATAAATTAGAAAATCTGGTGCAATCGTCTCCGGTAAAATTGAAACTGACGATAGATTCTAAGTTGCAAGGTCTTACTGAAAGTCTCTTAGATGAATGTATAAAGGAGTATAAAGCAAAAAGAGGAACTGTAATTGTAGTTGATATTAAAACAGGGGCAATTCTAACTTTGGCTCAAAGTCCAAGGATAAATCCTGATAAGTTTTATGATTTTCCAGAAGAAGACTATAGAATTATTTCAAGGGATTTCCTATATGAGCCTGGTTCAATACTAAAACCTATAATATTTAATATATTGTTGGATAACAATATAATATCCAAAGACACAACAGTTAATATTGGAAAATATTTACAAGTTGCTAATAGAAGAATTTTTGATGCTGAGGATGGATTGGGTTTATCAGGTCCATCTACTATTAAAGATATTTTAAGATATTCTAGCAATATTGGTGCTGGTTCTTTAGCTTTGAAAGCTCCAAATAAAGAGTATTTTGAGTTATTAAAAAAATATTTTTGTGATGATGAAAAATATCTTTTTTCTGAAAACTTTCTTAAGGGGTATGTTCATCTACCTGATTATAAAGGTCCAGTTGAGCAGGCAACAACGGCATTTGGACAGGGTATTTCACTTTCCTTCTTGAACGTTGTTGCTTATTATTCTGCTATCGCAAATGGAGGAGAGATTGTTCCTTTAAAGATTATTGAGGATGATATTGGCAGACCTCAAAGGCTATTTGAAAAAAGTAATGCTGATTTTATAAGAAAGTGCCTGATAAGCGTTGTGCAGAATGGAACTGGCGTAAGTGCTCAGATAAATGGAGTAGAAGTTGCAGGAAAAACTGGAACAGCTCAGAAACCATCAAAACTGGGTGGATATATTCCAGGAGAATATGTAGCTTCTTTTATAGGTTTTTTCCCTGCTAATAAACCTAAATATGTAATTGGTGTATTGATTGATAAC